The Mytilus galloprovincialis chromosome 7, xbMytGall1.hap1.1, whole genome shotgun sequence genome has a window encoding:
- the LOC143083139 gene encoding ETS translocation variant 1-like, with product MTLVINNPCTLIHLPVYDRYLDCMQRIEDPSLCQTVRTENVRVEVRDSQVVAQVGQEFYYIGDEDDPNDLLNQSPGKTTGCFTFEGINPPEELIPKTVIEEFSADQHTEQTPRTSRLRGIQVPSVTRTNGSKRLWEFLRDLLNDPMTNPSYIKWTNQEKGEFRMVKTKEIARMWGEIKNNERMNYENMSRAIRYYYKRKIMEPVLNRRLVYRFGPKSHGWRLPN from the exons ATGACCCTGGTGATAAACAACCCTTGTACATTGATACACTTACCTGTTTATGATCGATACTTGGATTGCATGCAGAGAATTGAAGACCCATCCCTGTGCCAGACAGTTCGCACAg AAAACGTGAGAGTTGAAGTTAGAGATAGCCAAGTAGTGGCCCAAGTAGGTCAGGAATTTTATTACATTGGAGATGAAGATGATCCGAACGATCTTCTTAACCAATCACCTGGAAAAACAACGGGATGCTTTACATTTGAAG GTATTAATCCGCCAGAAGAATTAATCCCAAAAACTGTAATTGAAGAGTTTAGTGCTGACCAACACACAGAACAAACTCCTCGTACTTCAAGATTACGAGGAATACAAGTACCCTCAGTGACACGTACAA ATGGCAGTAAACGGTTGTGGGAGTTTTTACGTGATCTTTTGAATGATCCAATGACAAACCCTTCTTACATTAAATGGACCAACCAAGAGAAAGGCGAATTCAGAAtggtaaaaacaaaagaaatagcTCGAATGTGGggtgaaataaaaaataacgaaCGAATGAATTACGAAAATATGAGTCGTGCAAtaag atattattaTAAACGGAAAATAATGGAACCAGTATTAAACAGGCGACTTGTGTACAGATTTGGACCAAAGTCGCATGGTTGGAGACTTCCAAATTAG